The following proteins come from a genomic window of Micromonas commoda chromosome 2, complete sequence:
- a CDS encoding fanciful K+ uptake-b family transporter (possible potassium ion uptake), with translation MGDSLAVAAAVAGVNAASRGLGAKPSVGAKLGDWFRTQQEAGKDLVAKIDFQDATVIAVIGAVMSYKEKKMVALITQAVGSFIKLYLLMLFVRVLLTWFPNVDWMRQPWAILRQVTDPYLNLFRNLIPPIMGQIDFTPILGFMVLQFLAKVLSSDPSVGRF, from the coding sequence atgGGCGACTCCCTCGCGGtcgcagccgccgtcgccggcgtcaacgccgcctcccgcggcctcggcgcgaagcccTCCGTGGGCGCCAAGCTCGGGGACTGGTTCAGGACCCAGCAGGAGGCCGGCAAGGACCTCGTCGCGAAGATCGACTTCCAGGACGCCACCGTCATCGCGGTGATTGGAGCCGTGATGTCCTacaaggagaagaagatgGTGGCGCTCATCACCCAGGCGGTCGGCTCCTTCATCAAGCTCTACCTGCTCATGCTCTTCGTCCGCGTGCTCCTCACGTGGTTCCCCAACGTCGACTGGATGAGGCAGCCGTGGGCGATCCTGAGGCAGGTCACCGACCCGTACCTCAACCTCTTCCGCAACCTCATCCCGCCCATCATGGGGCAGATCGACTTCACCCCGATTCTCGGTTTCATGGTGCTCCAGTTCCTCGCCAAGGTGCTCTCCTCGGATCCGTCCGTGGGCAGGTTCTGA
- a CDS encoding predicted protein, with product MASVSEPKPEVTIRRRPPFGQAKHDVGTDQFAFKMETINEKGERIDNEANKPQNILEEIVWYKDEWLAKQKEKFPLTLVRTAIQNQEPARDFVGAIKDQWKSTGQPGLIAEVKKASPSKGVIQPNFDPVKIAKAYEAGGAACLSVLTDEKYFQGSFENLTLIREAGVTCPLLCKEFIVDAYQIYLARKYGADAILLIAAVLPNQDLKYFTKIAKSLGMAALIEVHTYEEMERVLQLEDIELLGINNRDLGTFKVDLNVTVDLLAGPLGDQVRERGITMVGESGIFTIDDVNVLQEAGVGCLLVGESLVKQDTPDVGIKKLYGRPLD from the coding sequence ATGGCGTCCGTCTCGGAGCCCAAGCCGGAGGTGaccatccgccgccgcccgccgttCGGCCAGGCCAAGCACGACGTCGGCACCGACCAGTTCGCGTTCAAGATGGAGACCATCAACGAGAAGGGCGAGCGCATCGACAACGAGGCGAACAAGCCCCAGAACATCCTGGAGGAGATCGTGTGGTACAAGGACGAGTGGCTCGCAAAGCAGAAGGAGAAGTTCCCGCTCACCCTGGTCCGCACCGCGATCCAGAACCaggaacccgcgcgcgacttCGTCGGCGCCATCAAGGACCAGTGGAAGTCCACCGGCCAGCCCgggctcatcgccgaggtcAAGAAGGCGTCCCCGTCCAAAGGCGTCATCCAGCCCAACTTTGACCCGGTGAAGATTGCGAAGGCGtacgaagccggcggcgccgcgtgcctgTCCGTGCTCACCGACGAGAAGTACTTCCAGGGATCGTTCGAAAATCTCACGCTCATCCGTGAAGCCGGCGTGACGTGCCCGCTCCTGTGCAAGGAgttcatcgtcgacgcgtacCAGATCTACCTCGCTCGCAAGTACGGCGCAGACGCGATTTTGCTCATCGCTGCCGTGCTCCCCAACCAGGACCTCAAGTACTTCACCAAGATCGCCAAGTCGCTCGGGatggcggcgctcatcgaggTGCACACGTACGAGGAGATGGAGAGGGTGCTTCAGCTGGAGGAcatcgagctcctcggcatcAACAACCGCGACCTCGGGACGTTCAAGGTGGACCTCAACGTCACGGTGGACTTACTCGCCGGGCCGCTGGGCGACCAAGTTCGCGAGCGGGGGATCACGATGGTGGGAGAGTCCGGGATCTTCAccatcgacgacgtgaaCGTGCTGCAGGAGGCGGGCGTGGGTTGCCTGCTGGTGGGGGAGAGCCTGGTGAAGCAGGACACGCCGGACGTCGGCATCAAGAAGCTGTACGGCCGGCCCTTGGACTGA